In the Candidatus Poribacteria bacterium genome, TTGCGTCATATTGGTTATCGAAGATTGTTGTCTCAGGAGATTCATGATAAACCGTTTTTATCCCTTCCAAGAGTGGATTTTGCCGGTCAAAATTCGCTCCTACGGCTGTAACTGCGCGGGCGTGGTGTTCGAGATTCCGCGCCGTTAGGGTCGAGTACGAGGCGGATCCACCGAGAATATATCCATTTGGCGAAACATCGTAACAGAAGTGACCAATTGATAGAAAAGTTGTGGGCATTGAGGACGGTCTGTTCATTTTTGCGTTATAATTCAAAGACGGTCTCCATACGTGCCCACCATTCGTCTGGCTGCGCGTCCTCCACGGGTTCTTGGAAGGTTCGCATCAATTCATCCCAAGTTTTGCACTTCGGGTTCTCTTCAAGGTAGCGCGGGAAATCGCGTTCTATATCGAAAGCGTCAATCGTTTCCATCGCCATAAACAGACGGCACCCTAACAGATAGATATTCATCTTTGTGATGCCAACTGCCTTTAGTGCGTTGAGAACTTCGGGCCAGGCATCTTGATGATATGCTTTATACTTTTCAATGACCGATGGGTCGTTTTTCAAATTCAGTGTTAAACCGTAATGCTTCATTTTAATTTTTTTAGTGCCTTTCGGATTATCTCACCGTGGTCGAACGCGAGTTTCGGTCTTTTAACAGCAGATTTTAACTGACGGGTTTCGTCAAAAAAAGCGGTTGAGAACCACGCGGCTGCTGACGCATCGGAGCCTGCTTTAATGTTTGGTGTAGGCGTTTCAAGAACAGCAGCATAAGCGATCGTAATTACACGCCCGCGCGGATCGCGAGACGGCGCACCAAAAACACCAACTTCGGTTAATGCTACATCGGAGACCCCGGTTTCCTCTTCCAGCTCACGTAGTGCCGCTGCCTCCAACGTTTCCTCCATCTCGATGAAACCTCCCGGTAGTGCCCAGCATCCTTCAAACGGTGCGTTTTTGCGTTTGATCAACAGCACGTCCGAGAGTTCGCTTGTACAAACCACAATGTCAACGGTAACAGCAGGACGTGGATAGTCGTAACAAAACATTGTGTTCTTTAAAACCCACTTTGGTCGCTGGATAAACCGTACTCTTCTTTATCAGTGTTTATATGGTACCAGATTTTAATATTTTCGTCAACCTTTTTCTCACAATTGGCAAAAGGTTGGCAGAACAGTTCAGTTTTTAGAATTACTGATTCTCTCTGTTTTCTACTTGTAAGGTTTTCAACTTCGTCTTGAGTCTCGTGAATCGGACATTCTTTTTTCAAAGGAGGGCTGAACGAGTTGCAACAAACAGAACAAATCGAACAACGGAGGGATATCGAAAATTTTCTTTCCTTGAAATAACATTAAACATGGTGCTATAATAGTCATAACTATTGTGGACTTACGAGCAACGCCTGAACGCATTGTTGAAACAGGTAAAACATCGAAAATGAAAGTCCTCCTTAAGAAAAATATCCCAAATGCCCTCCTCATTTCTATCGGGCTTCATATTCTCCTGATACTGCTGCTTGGGGCTTTGTATCGACAAAAACCCAATTGGCAGATTAAACCGGTCACCGAGTTTGACATCGTTAAGATCCGCTTGCGGAATTCTATACGTCCGTTGAAACGAATTACGCGTCTTCCCCTCCAACCCTCAACGGCTCCTGAGAGTATGCAACAGATGGAGACAGTCGAGGTACAACCGCCCACACTCCAAACCTCAGCAGCTGTACCACATCAAGACGCGACCATCGAATTACAAACGCCCGAACTTGCTTCACTCACTCGTTCTGGCGAGAGTGCCTACGGAAAAGGGCTACGGGCTAAACCCGTTTCGGGATCGGGAGGCAGTGGTGCAGGAAATGGATTGGGGCCACGCATCTCAGGTGGTGGAAAATCTGGTGCTACTCGCGGCTTTCTGGGGGGAATAGGAGGACAACCCCCATCAGATATTGAAGGGTTGACGCTTCCGGATCTCGCATTGACTAAGGTAGGTAAGCATATTGTCGAGAACCGCGGGACTGATCTTGTTGACATTGTTTTTGTCATTGATGGCAGTGGCAGTATGAAAAACGATGTTGCAGCAGTGCGCGAGCATCTCACCACTATGACAGATCTCTTTGACAGCGTGGATATGGACTTCACTATCGGCATTGTCACTTTCCGGGCTGGGACAGGGTACGGTCTTCTTGGATTGGACTTTGAGGTAATTCCACAAACGCGTTCGGTAACCCAGATTAAAAAGGTGTTATCACAATTAAAATTCCGGGGCGATGAGAACGGGCTGGACGCGCTCATCCGCGCTGCTGATGAAGTGAGTTTCCGGCGTGGTGCTGAAGTCCATTTCATTTTCGTCACAGATGAATATGTCAGTGGCGCGTACTCCTCAATAGATGTCATGATGAAGATGAAAACTGCCAAAATCAAGGTAGATGTTATCGGGCGGGATGAACCCTTCCAAAAGTTCATAGCAAAAAGCACCGGCGGCTTATGGCTGCCGATTTCAAGCCTCGCTATCCAGTAGAACGACGGGAGAGCCTCGATCGGAAGGTCGTCGCTACATGCAATGGGTAAAGGGAATAAACACTACGCCCTCGGCTTGACGTTCCTTTTTCTCGCAGTCGGTGCGTTTACTGCAAGCCACCATGAGATGTGGCGCGATGAAATCCAAGCGTGGCTCCTCGCACGGGACAGCACCTCGGTTTTTAACCTCTTCGCGAATCTCAAATATGAGGGGCATCCAGGCTTATGGCATCTCTGCCTCATGCCGCTCAGCCGCATCACGGATTCCCCCGTCATCATGCAGATGTTCCATCTCCTGATTACGACTGCTGCCGTCTACCTTTTCGTCCGCTATGCACCCTTCAACTGGTTCCAGAAACTTCTCTTCTGTTTTGGCTACCTCGTTCTCTATGAATACGCGATTGTTGCCCGAAACTACGCCCTTGGGCTTCTGTTGATAACCGTCTTTTGTGTGCTTTTTAGAGAACGTTACAAACGCTTTATCTGGGTGGGTTGTGTGCTATTTCTCCTGGCGCATACGAGCGTTCATGCGTTGATCGTTGCCATAGCGATTGGAGTTGTGCTTTGTTGTGAATATGTCTTTGGTAGTCGTTTTCTTAAACCTCTCAACCAAGAAATTGAAACTATAGGGAATAAAAGACCCATCTGGATCGGGTTCGCACTTATTGGTATCGGTATTACGACAGCGGTTTTGCAACTCAATCCGCCACCGGATACAGGTTTTGCTGTCGCGTGGAACTTCAATTATGAAGCGAAACGAGTGAACGATATTGTTAAACTGATCTCCCGTGCGTATCTCCCCGTCACGAGACCCGTACTCGGTTTTTGGGGTTCAAACATCCTAACAACCTATTCCTTCTTCCAAACGATTCAAGTGCCACTCTGCTATTTCCTAATGCTTTTCAGCGTGCTGTTGTTTCTCAAACGACCGACCGCCTTTCTTATCTATGCCATCTCAACGTTTGGGCTTTTGGCGTTTTTTTATATCAAGTATCAAGGCAGTATCCGGCATCACGGTTTTCTGTTTCTTACGTTTCTGATGTGCTGTTGGATTTATCGAGACGCTCCAGCGATAAATCTTGGTAAAACTGAGCAACAAGATGGAGATTCTACAGTGAACCGGGTTTTGAATGTGGCCGGAACAGTGATTGTGACGGTGCTGCTTATCTGCCATGCTATTGGTGGTATTACAGCCGTCCGAATGGAGCACCGCCATATTTTCTCTTACGGCAAACTGACAGCCGAATATATCAAGTCGCAAGGCATGCAGGACTATCCAATAGTCGCTGAGAAGGATTCCGCTGCCAGCACTGTCGTAGGCTATCTACCAAAACGACAGGTTTACTATCCACGCGGGAGCCGACTCGGTTCTTTTGTCCGATGGGACAAAGCGCGCTCCCACAGTGCGCCCAGTAAACTTGTCATTGAAGAAGCGAAAAGGCTGGGTGCTCAATCTACTCAAGAGGTGCTAATTATCCTGAATCGCGCTTTAAGTGCCGAACTGCGTGAACAGCACAATCTCACGTTTCTAACCAAATTCACAGGTTCAACCGTTGGAGATGAAGGTTTCCATCTCTATCTGATGTCTGCACCGTAGACACAGCCACTTTGGCAGCGGTCTTAACTTCAAAAAACGAGACTTTCAAACCATAGGACACAATGTAAACAATGGGCAAAAAGGATAAACACTACGCGCTCGGTTTGACCGTGCTTTTTCTCGCAGTCGGTGCGTTTACTGCAAGCCACCATGAGATGTGGCGCGATGAAATCCAAGCGTGGCTCCTTGCGCGCGACAGCACCTCGGTCTTTAACCTCTTCGCACACCTCAAATATGAGGGACATCCGGGCTTGTGGCACCTCTGCCTCATGCCACTCAGCCGCATCACCCACTCACCCGTTATCATGCAGATGTTCCATCTTCTGATTACGGGTGTTACCGTCTACCTTTTCGTTCGCTATTCTCCTTTCAACTGGTTCCAGAAACTTCTCTTCTGTTTCGGCTACCTCGTTCTCTATGAATACGCTATTGTCGCCCGAAACTACGCCCTTGGGCTTCTGTTGATAACCGTCTTTTGTGTGCTTTTCAGGGAGCGTTACAAACGTTTCATTTGGATCGGTTGTGTGCTGTTTCTCTTGGCGCATACGAGTGTTCATGCGTTGATCGTCGTTATAGCGATAGGCATTACCCTCTGTTGTGAATATGTCTTTGGCAGTCGTTTTCTTAAACCTCTTAACCAAGAAATTGAAACTATAGGGAATAAAAGACCCATCTGGATCGGGTTCGCGCTTATCGGTATCGGTATTACGACAGCAGTGTTGCAACTCAATCCGCCGCCAGATACAGGTTTCGCCGTTGCTTGGAACTTTAACTTTGAAATGAAACGCGTAAACGATATTGTTAAACTGATCTCCCGTGCCTACCTTCCAGTGACGAGACCCGTACTCGGTTTTTGGGGTTCAAACGTCCTAACAACCTACCCTTTCTTCCAAGCGATTCAAGTGCCACTCTGCTATTTCCTGATGCTTTTCAGTGTGCTGTTGTTTCTCAAACGACCGACTGCCCTGCTTATCTATGCCATCTCAACATTTGGGCTTTTGGCGTTCTTCTACGTCAAGTATCAAGGCAGTATCCGGCATCACGGCTTTTTGTTCCTGACATTTCTGATGTGTTGTTGGATTTACCGAGACTGTCCAGCGATAAATCTTAGTAAGACTGAGCAACAAGATGGGGATTCTATAGTGAATAGAGTTTTAAATGTGTCAGGGACGGTAATTATGACGGTGCTGCTTATCTGCCATGCTATCGGTGGGGTTACAGCCGTCAGGATGGAGCATCGCCATATTTTCTCTTACGGCAAACTGACAGCCGAATATATCAAGTCACAAGAAATGCAAAACCTTCCGATGATTGGCGATGTTGATTTCGCTGTTAGTACTGTCGTTGGGTACCTTGAGGAACCGCGGCAAATTTACTATCCACGCGGAAGCCGACTCGGCTCTTTTGTCAGATGGGACAACGCTCGCACCCACGATGCTCCCGATGAACTCGTCATTGAAGAAGCAGAAAGGCTGGGTGCTCAATCTGCTCAAGGGGTGCTGATTATCCTGAATCGCGCTTTAGGGGCCGAACTGCGTGAACAGCACAATCTCACGTTCTTAGTCAAATTTACAGGTTCAACCGTTGGCGACGAAGGTTTCCATCTCTATCTAATGCCCGCACCGTGACCTAACCACCCTTCTGTGAAAGCAACCTCCCTGTAGCGATTCCTCTTTAAACCGTTGAATAACTGAATATTCCCTTGACTTTTCACCTGATAAATAGTAAACTTAAAGCAAGTTATATGAGTCGAAAACTTCTTCTCCGAGCCACTGCTATCCTAAATGAAATGAAGGTTACTGCTCCTTATGCCAACACAAAACTTCAACGAAAAACTTATTGCACTTCTCAAAACCAACCCAGACTTCCTTGACGAATCAGACGAACTCCTCCCCGCTGCAGTCAAAGACCACGCATGGCAGCTCAACCATACCCTAATCAGGTTACTACTTTCCGATCCAGAGATAAAATCAACTTTCTTTGATGAAATTGATGGACATTGGATTTTCAACCACAACACCTTTATTGACTACATTAACGAAAAGAACTTCCTTGCCAATTCCTACACCCGATTCCGCAACAAAATTGGATTGAACATTGACGGAAAATTCCTCCGAGAACGCGGAGAGGGGTCGCTCGTCTGGCCCTACAAAGATTGCGTCCTTGAAGGCGGACAAACAAAGGAGGAGGAAAAGCGCAAAGAGATCTTCTTCAACGAAATTCGCGCACAAGACGAAATCAATCAGATGTTCGATCCGAAAGTCCTCACCAACTGGAAATGTCATACCGCCGCAGGTGAACAGGATGTAACGGACATCCGACGTGATGAAAACAGCACGATTCGCGAAAACCTTATCATCAAAGGCAATAACCTAATCGCCCTCCACACCCTCAAACAGCAATTCCGCGGACAGGTCAAACTGATTTACATCGACCCGCCGTACAATACAGAAAATGATTCTTTCCAATATAACGATAGTTTTACGCGCTCTGCTTGGCTTACATTTATAAAAAATAGATTGGAGATCGCAAAAGAACTATTAAGAAAAGATGGATTTATTTTGATTCAAATTGACAATCGCGAGTTGGCTTATTTAAAGTGTCTCTGCGATGAAGTATTCGACAATAATTTTCGGAATGGAATTATTGTCAAAAAAGGGCAAAAAAGCCTTCAAAAGCAGTTTGATTCTATTGATAAATTGAATGCAGGATACGATACAATTCTATTCTACAGTAAAGATAGCAAAATC is a window encoding:
- a CDS encoding L-rhamnose mutarotase; this translates as MKHYGLTLNLKNDPSVIEKYKAYHQDAWPEVLNALKAVGITKMNIYLLGCRLFMAMETIDAFDIERDFPRYLEENPKCKTWDELMRTFQEPVEDAQPDEWWARMETVFEL
- a CDS encoding NUDIX hydrolase, coding for MFCYDYPRPAVTVDIVVCTSELSDVLLIKRKNAPFEGCWALPGGFIEMEETLEAAALRELEEETGVSDVALTEVGVFGAPSRDPRGRVITIAYAAVLETPTPNIKAGSDASAAAWFSTAFFDETRQLKSAVKRPKLAFDHGEIIRKALKKLK
- a CDS encoding VWA domain-containing protein — translated: MKVLLKKNIPNALLISIGLHILLILLLGALYRQKPNWQIKPVTEFDIVKIRLRNSIRPLKRITRLPLQPSTAPESMQQMETVEVQPPTLQTSAAVPHQDATIELQTPELASLTRSGESAYGKGLRAKPVSGSGGSGAGNGLGPRISGGGKSGATRGFLGGIGGQPPSDIEGLTLPDLALTKVGKHIVENRGTDLVDIVFVIDGSGSMKNDVAAVREHLTTMTDLFDSVDMDFTIGIVTFRAGTGYGLLGLDFEVIPQTRSVTQIKKVLSQLKFRGDENGLDALIRAADEVSFRRGAEVHFIFVTDEYVSGAYSSIDVMMKMKTAKIKVDVIGRDEPFQKFIAKSTGGLWLPISSLAIQ